A single window of Bombus affinis isolate iyBomAffi1 chromosome 15, iyBomAffi1.2, whole genome shotgun sequence DNA harbors:
- the LOC126925137 gene encoding potassium channel subfamily K member 18-like — MQSTGDYYQRAPRCCPGRNANANADALRINASVRGAELLCCCCSCSTATSTKTPGLLASLGVCVLVLGYTLLGAFAFMALEGGLKSDSANDLLVPGSKNEGGSYVVPSIEDDTAAMELRARTVERLWSITEDLNVLYKENWTRLAAREVFEFQENLARGLRRTSSQYEPMGSSSRSRDHSMDRRSHRKWTFSGSLLYSLTLITTIGYGSVAPRTVWGRLITIVYALAGIPLMLVYLSTVGDVLSRSFRRLYGRLCRPRNCTRKQQPPPPPPPVGGMMSKTYRYDNHVDSKSGNYYSASRESSCDDLGTRGTSSAILLDCGSEGLLHATTSSTAALQDVTSGNSKRHFHPCSLSLSTNSSPGYVVETNPVRIPISLCLVIMLIYICGGAVMFNRLEGWSLLEGGYFCFTSLGTIGFGDLMPVGRNAASATLEELSLCACSLYILAGMGLIAMCFNLVQEEVVRVVRVFGRTCGMSSGVVVGPIGGTGAGPGLKADLDDGGGTSDSRLSEQEEEAIAMSMVPTS; from the exons ATGCAGAGCACAGGCGACTACTATCAGAGGGCGCCGAGATGCTGTCCAGGAAGGAACGCGAACGCAAACGCGGACGCGTTGAGGATCAACGCTTCTGTCCGGGGAGCGGAGTTGTTGTGCTGTTGTTGTAGCTGCAGTACGGCAACATCTACCAAGACACCGGGATTACTGGCCAGTCTGGGTGTCTGCGTACTCGTGCTGGGTTACACGCTGTTGGGCGCGTTCGCGTTCATGGCGCTGGAAGGTGGCCTCAAGTCG GATTCGGCGAACGACCTGCTCGTTCCCGGTTCCAAAAACGAAGGAGGATCGTACGTGGTACCCAGTATCGAGGATGACACTGCGGCGATGGAACTAAGAGCGCGCACCGTTGAAAGGCTCTGGAGTATCACAGAGGACTTGAACGTGTTGTACAAGGAAAACTGGACACGATTAGCAGCCAGGGAAGTGTTCGAATTTCAGGAGAACTTGGCACGAGGTCTCAGGAGGACTTCCTCGCAGTACGAGCCGATGGGATCATCCTCTCGCTCCAGGGACCATTCCATGGACAGAAGATCACATAGAAAATGGACCTTTAGTGGCAGTTTATTGTATTCCTTGACGCTGATCACCACTATTG GATACGGTAGCGTGGCGCCTCGCACAGTCTGGGGTCGTTTAATCACAATAGTGTACGCTCTGGCTGGAATTCCCTTAATGCTGGTCTATTTAAGCACGGTGGGCGATGTCCTCTCAAGGAGCTTCCGTCGTTTGTATGGCAGATTGTGCAGGCCTCGAAATTGCACCAGGAAGCAACAaccgccgccaccgccacctCCTGTAGGTGGCATGATGAGCAAAACCTACAGATATGATAACCATGTCGACTCGAAATCTGGAAATTACTATTCAGCTAGCAGAGAAAGCTCCTGCGACGATCTAGGAACCAGAGGCACCAGCAGTGCCATCTTGTTGGACTGTGGAAGCGAGGGACTGCTTCATGCTACCACCAGCTCCACCGCAGCGCTTCAG GACGTAACATCAGGAAACAGTAAACGCCATTTTCACCCGTGCTCGCTGTCCCTGTCGACGAACTCGTCGCCAGGTTACGTAGTGGAAACGAATCCCGTGAGGATACCGATCAGTCTCTGTCTAGTAATCATGCTGATCTACATATGCGGTGGCGCAGTGATGTTCAATCGTCTGGAGGGTTGGAGTCTCTTGGAAGGTGGCTACTTCTGCTTCACCAGCCTCGGAACGATCGGTTTCGGCGACCTGATGCCCGTTGGACGAAATGCCGCGTCCGCCACCCTGGAGGAACTCAGCCTGTGCGCCTGCTCGCTCTACATACTCGCCGGGATGGGCCTGATCGCCATGTGCTTCAACCTCGTCCAGGAGGAGGTGGTACGCGTGGTCAGGGTCTTCGGTAGAACCTGCGGCATGTCGTCGGGGGTGGTGGTCGGACCTATCGGTGGTACAG GTGCCGGTCCTGGGCTCAAGGCCGACCTGGACGACGGAGGAGGCACCAGTGACTCGCGATTGTCcgaacaagaagaagaagcgatCGCCATGTCCATGGTGCCAACCTCCTGA
- the LOC126925082 gene encoding uncharacterized protein LOC126925082: QHQARSPGDGKLLAHASNTAIKPSPGHHSLPRKKTPSESRNSSSQQFQRAQSLRRSCLSPTQYHHQHHQHRQQESSLHFEYFVPRSVSEFNLAAAAVTDMAVPPPPPSSVLRPSSALTPPIGSASNTASSNQPRLLECSGTATRSREKMVTFEDEGVNCATSTPTRKNISGLENVFM; encoded by the coding sequence CAACATCAGGCCAGGAGTCCCGGGGATGGGAAACTCCTGGCCCACGCGTCCAACACTGCCATAAAACCATCGCCTGGTCATCATTCTCTACCACGAAAGAAAACGCCGTCTGAATCCAGAAACTCGTCGAGTCAACAATTTCAACGCGCCCAGTCTCTAAGACGCAGTTGTTTGTCTCCAACGCAATATCATCACCAGCATCATCAACATCGTCAGCAGGAGAGTTCTCTACATTTTGAGTACTTTGTGCCTAGGAGCGTGAGCGAGTTCAACCTGGCAGCAGCGGCGGTCACGGACATGGCTGTACCACCACCGCCTCCTTCGTCGGTCTTACGGCCCTCCTCGGCTCTAACACCGCCGATAGGTTCCGCATCGAATACAGCGTCGTCGAATCAGCCTAGGTTATTAGAATGTTCGGGAACCGCGACCAGGAGTCGCGAGAAGATGGTCACCTTCGAAGACGAGGGCGTGAACTGTGCCACCTCCACGCCCACCAGAAAGAATATTTCCGGGCTGGAGAACGTTTTCATGTGA
- the LOC126925173 gene encoding uncharacterized protein LOC126925173, whose product MSCDLLPEWLNLFLDDVETTLCLPILIIMVLCTVQFIINHAMDIGLTFYQNVMQKSDEDAGEAGKEKGEDLMSKIKGFLCDISCGFNNSDSKADDYPAASLFRSNSQEEEWDYCEEDDEDK is encoded by the exons ATGAGCTGCGATTTGCTACCAGAATGGCTGAATCTTTTCTTGGACGACGTAGAAACTACTTTATGTTTACCGATATTGATCATCATGGTTCTTTGTACCGttcaatttataattaatcACGCTATGGACATTGGACTCACCTTTTATCAAAATGTAATGCAAAAGTCGGATGAAGACGCAGGAGAAGCTGGAAAAGAAAAGGGTGAAGATTTAATGAGCAAGATCAAAG GATTTTTATGTGACATTTCTTGCGGCTTTAATAATTCTGATTCGAAAGCGGATGATTACCCAGCAGCATCGTTGTTTAGGTCAAACTCGCAAGAAGAGGAATGGGATTATTGCGAGGAAGACGACGAAGATAAGTGA
- the LOC126925171 gene encoding probable 39S ribosomal protein L23, mitochondrial: protein MSTRWYPLYQKGNPQLRIFLPNFWLKLIKPEHNQPKNVVEFQCSMEMTQLDVKNYLEKIYNVHPVHVRTRIALGKTYIPTNFKFVAKKEDMKIAYVTLPKTETFTFPDIIPEEAEDKDERGLHEAEQNFKNFAERNKTPGFPSWFMT from the exons ATGTCTACTCGTTG GTACCCCTTGTACCAGAAAGGTAATCCACAACTCAGAATATTTCTTCCAAACTTTtggttgaagcttataaaaccAGAACACAACCAACCAAAAAATGTAGTAGAGTTTCAGTGTTCTATGGAGATGACACAATTGGACGTGAAgaattatttagaaaaaattTATAACGTACATCCTGTTCATGTGCGTACTAGGATTGCTCTTGGAAAAACTTATATacctacaaattttaaatttgttGCTAAAAAAGAGGACATGAAAATAGCTTATGTTACTCTA CCTAAGACTGAAACATTTACATTTCCGGATATAATCCCCGAAGAAGCTGAAGATAAAGATGAAAGAGGATTGCACGAAGCAGAACAAAACTTTAAGAACTTTGCAGAAAGGAACAAAACACCTGGTTTTCCCAGTTGGTTCATGACGTAA